A genome region from Mercenaria mercenaria strain notata chromosome 11, MADL_Memer_1, whole genome shotgun sequence includes the following:
- the LOC128546749 gene encoding tyrosine-protein kinase receptor Tie-1-like translates to MAPECLKSTAGATEKSDVWSFGIVLWEIFSFGLFRYIAGDSPYGNIRGRELPAKLKGGYRLPQPEQCDDKWYSVMKQAWSEDPKKRPGFEEIRNTLDVIFVAAPTDDYYYYRK, encoded by the exons ATGGCACCTGAGTGTCTTAAATCCACAGCTGGTGCCACAGAAAAAAGTGACGTATGGTCATTTGGAATTGTGCTTTGGGAAATATTCTCTTTCG GTTTGTTCAGATATATTGCAGGTGATAGCCCATATGGTAATATAAGAGGGCGAGAACTCCCGGCAAAGCTGAAAGGCGGTTATAGACTACCACAACCTGAGCAATGTGATGACAA ATGGTACAGTGTTATGAAGCAGGCTTGGTCAGAAGATCCGAAGAAAAGACCTGGCTTCGAAGAGATAAGGAATACACTGGATGTAATATTCGTGGCTGCGCCAACAGATGACTACTACTACTACAGAAAGTAG
- the LOC123530914 gene encoding fibroblast growth factor receptor-like isoform X2, translating to MKPVRRGLTAMSVKYQKSVAGVRARARNNDYVTRNISTDSLYMYEEVDFKDIQNWHLERDDVIFESLLKSGNFADIYLAKLRSSNTTAVAKTLKQNYTEQDELLMKAKINFKSIEVGQNENVLRFIGAVVTETDVGPFIIYEYCANGQMRDYLETMKNNVTLETLELQLRFGLGVARGMDYLAQRKIVHRRLAARNILLDSDLAPKITGFGPQPNENDNADGNAKKRVRIP from the exons ATGAAGCCTGTACGAAGAGGTTTGACAGCTATGTCAGTAAAGTATCAGAAATCAGTGGCAGGAGTAAGGGCGAGGGCAAGAAATAACGACTACGTAACTAGGAAT ATCAGTACTGACTCTTTATATATGTACGAAGAAGTGGATTTTAAGGACATTCAAAATTGGCATTTGGAACGAGATGATGTCATTTTTGAGTCGTTGCTGAAATCTGGCAACTTTGCCGATATCTATCTTGCCAAATTAAGATCATCAAATACGACAGCGGTAGCAAAAACTCTTAAAC AGAACTACACCGAGCAAGACGAACTACTGATGAAGGCAAAGATAAACTTTAAATCTATCGAGGTAGGACAGAATGAAAATGTGCTTCGTTTTATCGGTGCTGTAGTCACTGAAACCGATG tTGGACCATTTATAATCTATGAATACTGCGCAAATGGACAAATGCGAGACTACCTGGAGACCATGAAAAATAATGTGACTTTAGAGACATTAGAACTGCAGCTGCGATTCGGACTTGGTGTGGCACGTGGAATGGATTATCTTGCACAGAGAAAG ATTGTACATCGCCGCCTTGCTGCCCGCAACATTCTTCTAGATTCTGATCTTGCCCCGAAGATCACTGGATTTGGCCCACAGCCTAATGAAAATGACAATGCCGATGGAAACGCAAAGAAAAGG GTAAGAATTCCTTGA
- the LOC123530914 gene encoding uncharacterized protein LOC123530914 isoform X1 → MYSILLQASDKANNSKIARRLVLYDNDSTIILSKPGFLSDKPVNVSEISIGDGGMHVISAIQETGYMWQTTKNGTKTRIVLNWENHFVNKIYDNDKLLKLVLKYPTQFADLQDDGVLRSKKYVNLTDDEGARTRNAISNIHGIVKFEINRVFTDDKQITRLADLNGLEEYSGPTNIRVEKNLPGGVRLVWDLPKTASCYGRADIDIILVNSDGSIRHVKVYNEGTSIDLVGLEPDKDIKSKLLSWWCYCRNCCQCFGDNRYTHCGICGPSKERSYEACTKRFDSYVSKVSEISGRSKGEGKK, encoded by the exons ATGTATTCAATTCTTCTGCAAGCATCCGACAAGGCGAACAATTCGAAGATTGCTCGAAGATTGGTTCTATATGACAACGATTCTACTATAATCCTTTCAAAACCTGGTTTTCTTTCGGATAAACCAGTGAATGTGTCAGAAATATCAATAGGCGACGGTGGTATGCACGTGATAAGTGCAATACAGGAAACGGGTTACATGTGGCAGACCACTAAAAATGGGACAAAAACACGTATTGTTTTAAACTGGGAGAATCACTTCGTcaacaaaatttatgacaatgaTAAGTTGCTGAAATTAGTTCTGAAATATCCTACACAATTTGCAGATCTTCAAGACGATGGTGTTCTAAGAAGTAAAAA GTATGTTAATCTTACAGATGATGAGGGTGCGAGAACTCGCAATGCTATTTCCAACATACATGGCATTGtcaaattcgaaataaatcgagTTTTCACAGACGATAAGCag ATAACGCGTTTAGCGGATTTGAATGGTCTAGAAGAAT ATTCTGGACCTACAAACATTCGAGTTGAAAAAAATCTTCCCGGAGGAGTTCGACTTGTATGGGACTTGCCTAAAACAGCGTCTTGCTATGGGCGAGCTGATATCGATATCATCTTAGTTAATTCGGATGGAAGCATAAGACATGTGAAAGTATACAATGAAGGGACATCCATTGATTTAGTTGGACTTGAACCGGATAAAGA CATCAAGAGCAAATTACTTAGCTGGTGGTGTTATTGCAGGAATTGTTGtca GTGTTTTGGTGATAATCGGTATACTCATTGCGGTATTTGTGGTCCTTCTAAGGAGAGGTCATATGAAGCCTGTACGAAGAGGTTTGACAGCTATGTCAGTAAAGTATCAGAAATCAGTGGCAGGAGTAAGGGCGAGGGCAAGAAATAA